One window of Phocoena phocoena chromosome 13, mPhoPho1.1, whole genome shotgun sequence genomic DNA carries:
- the NIPSNAP1 gene encoding protein NipSnap homolog 1 isoform X2, producing MAPRLCSISAAARFYSKDNEGSWFRSLFVHKVDPRKDAHSTLLSKKETSNLYKIQFHNVKPEYLDAYNSLTEAVLPKLHLDEDYPCSLVGNWNTWYGEQDQAVHLWRFSGGYPALMDCMNKLKNNKEYLEFRKERSQMLLSRRNQLLLEFSFWNEPQPRDGPNIYELRTYKLKPGTMIEWGNNWARAIKYRQENQEAVGGFFSQIGELYVVHHLWAYKDLQSREETRNAAWRKRGWDENVYYTVPLVRHMESRIMIPLKISPLQ from the exons CTTCTATTCCAAGGACAATGAAGGCAGCTGGTTCCGTTCTCTGTTCGTACACAAGGTGGATCCCCGGAAGGACGCCCACTCCACCCTGCTGTCCAAGAAGGAGACCAGCAACCTCTACAAGATCCAGT TTCACAATGTGAAGCCTGAGTATCTGGATGCCTACAACAGCCTGAC GGAGGCTGTGCTGCCCAAGCTGCACCTGGATGAGGATTACCCCTGCTCACTCGTGGGCAACTGGAACACATGGTACGGGGAGCAGGACCAGGCAG TGCACCTGTGGCGATTCTCAGGTGGCTACCCAGCCCTCATGGACTGCATGAACAAGCTCAAAAACAACAAG GAGTACCTAGAGTTCCGAAAGGAGCGGAGCCAGATGCTGCTGTCCAGGAGGAACCAGCTGCTCCTCGAGTTCAGCTTCTGGAACGAGCCACAGCCTAGAGACGGCCCCAACATCTACGAGCTGAGGACGTACAAGCTCAAG CCAGGAACCATGATCGAATGGGGGAACAACTG GGCTCGGGCCATCAAGTACCGGCAGGAGAACCAGGAGGCAGTGGGCGGCTTCTTCTCGCAGATAGGAGAGCTATACGTTGTGCACCATCTCTGGG CCTATAAAGACCTGCAGTCTCGGGAGGAGACCAGAAATGCTGCCTGGAGGAAGAGGGGCTGGGACGAAAATGTCTACTACACAG TCCCCCTGGTTCGACACATGGAGTCTCGGATCATGATCCCTTTGAAGATCTCACCTCTCCAGTGA